ATCTCGAATCGGTGGAAGGCGTGGTGTTGCGCCCGGAAATTGCCGGACGGGTGACTCAGATTTATGTATCCGAGGGCGATCGCGTCAATCCCGGTGATCCGATTTTTCAAATCAGTCCCGATCGCACCCAGGCGGAACTCAATGCGGCGTTGGCCAACGTGAACGCGGCCTTGGCAAACCGTAATAGTGCCCAGGCTCAGCTTCAATCCCAAGAGGCCGAGTTGATTCGAGCGGCAGCCGAAGTGGAACTGCAAGAGTCGGAGTATGAGCGAACTTCCATGCTGGTAGCTGAAGGAGTGCAGTCGCAGCAAGCCCTGGACTTGGCCACCCGCGACCTAACCACGGCTCGCGCTACCTACGACGCCACCGATCGCCAAGTTCAAGCCTCAAAAGCCAACTTAGCGCAGGCGATCGCCACGTTACAGCAAGCCCAAGCTGAGGTTCAAGCGGTTCGGAGCGATTTATCCGACACCACGGTGACGGCTCCGATTTCGGGTGTGATTGGCGATATTCCGGTCAAGCTCGGCAGCTACGTCAATATTGGCGATACGCTCACCTCTCTAGTTCAGAACGAGTCGTTGGATCTACGGCTGTCCGTTCCGATCGAACAAGCCTCACAGCTTCGTAATGGTCTCCCCGTTGAGTTACGCGGTGGAGATGGTGAAACAGTTTTGGGTCGTGGACAAATCAGCTTTGTATCCCCTGCGACGTCTCCAGAAGCCCAAGTCGTACTCGCAAAGGCTACCTTCCCGAATCCAACGGGACAACTGCGTGATAAGCAATCGGTCACGGCGCGGGTGATTTGGAATACTCGTCCTGGTGTTGTTGTTCCGGTGACAGCCGTATCTCGTTTAGGCGGGCAAACGTTTGTCTACGTCGTGGAGCAGCAGCAAACGCCTGAGCAAGAAGCCCCCCAACTCATTGCCCGCCAGCGTCCGGTCACGCTGGGGGACATTCAAGACAACAGCTACCAAGTCCTCGATGGTTTGCAGGCCGGAGAAGAAATTGTGGTGTCGGGAATTTTGAATCTTTCCGATGGCGCACCGATTATGCTGTCGTCCCAAATGCCCGATCCGTCTGCTTCGGGTGCTCCCCCTCAGTAGTAGTTCATGGTCTGCTCGTTGGTTTGAAGCCTTTTTAGGTCTTCATTTTGGAGGAATGTTTGGTTTTAGAGGATGTTTGAAAATTCAATGGTTGTCATTATTAGCACTAGTCGATCCCCCCTAGCCCCCCTTAAACAGGAGGAAGTAGCTCGAAAGTCCCCCTTTTTAAGGGGGATTTAGGGGGATCTACAGCGCTTTGATACATGACAGATACTTTTTCAAACATCCTCGCACGGTGAGGCGATCCCCTTCCATCCAACACTGAGTCATTAGCCGAGTCATTAAAAAGGGGCGATCGCGCCTCTGGTTCAACTTCAGCACTTGTGTCCCATTCACCCAGTATCCTTGCTGAGCCGCAGCTATGTTTACGGACTTCTTCATCAAAAAACCTGTTTTCTCAACGGTTTGCGCCCTGATCATCCTCTTACTGGGGCTGATTTGCATTCTGGTGTTGCCAGTCTCCCAGTTCCCCGATATCAGTCCTAAGCAAGTTACGGTAACGGCTAACTATATTGGAGCTGACGCCCAAACTGTTGAAAGTGCTGTCACCACTGTCCTAGAACGGCAAATCAATGGCGTTGAGGGACTGCGGTACATGAGTTCGACCAGCAGCAACGACGGCACCAGCAGCATTACCGTTACCTTTGAACCCACTCGGGATCAGGATATTGCGGCGGTCGATGTCCAAAATCGAGTCTCGGTGGCGGAATCTCAACTTCCAGAAGAAGTCAATCAAACCGGGGTAAGCGTTAGTAAGGAATCGAGTAATATCCTGCTGGCGATGAGTCTCTTTTCAGAAAATGACGAGTACGACGACATTTTTCTGAGCAACTACGCTGATCTTTACATTGTGGATGCGTTGCGACGAGTCAAAGGGGTGGGCAATGTCCAAATCTTTGGCGAACGTACCTATGCAATGCGGCTATGGCTCTATCCCGATCGCTTAGCAAACCGGAATCTCACCCCCCAGGATGTAGTAGATGCCCTGCAAGAACAAAATATTCAAGTCGGGGTAGGGCGCATTGGCCAACAGCCCATGCCCACCGATCAGGAATACGAAATAGACCTCCGCGCCATCAGTCGGCTTAACGATGTGCGCGAATTTGAGGATGTGGTGATCACCACAACTGAGGATGGGAGCTTGATTCGCCTCAAGGACGTGGGACGGGCAGAACTGGGCGCAGAGAACTACGGCTCGTTTTTGCGGTTTCGAGGGCAGGAGGCGATCGGATTAGGGATTTTCCAAGTTCCGGGCAGTAACGCTCTGCAGGTGGCGCGGGGCGTGAAGGCTGAAATGGCAACGCTAGCGGAAACCTTCCCTCCCGGCCTGATGTATGACATTGGATTTGACACCACGGATTATGTAGAGCAGTCGTTGTCAGAAGTGGTTTGGACACTCATGCAGGCAGTGCTGCTGGTGGTTCTGATCATCTTTGTCTTTTTGCAGGATTGGCGGGTTGCAGTTATTCCCTCCATCACCATTCCTGTTTCGCTCATCGGTACGTTTATCTTTGTGCGGCTGTTTGATTTTTCAATCAACAGTTTGACATTGTTTGGCCTGACCTTGGCAACGGGCATGGTCGTAGACGATGCGATCGTTGTAGTGGAAAGTATTGCTACGAAAATTCAGCAGGAGGGAATTCCGCCACGTAGAGCCGCGATTGAGTCCATGCGGGAACTCACGGGAGCGGTGATTGCTACGTCGCTAGTGCTGATGGCGGTCTTTGTTCCGGTGGCCTTTTTCCCTGGAACGACGGGAGCGCTGTATAACCAGTTTGCGCTGACGATCGCCTTCTCGATTGCGGTGTCTACCTTTACGGCACTAACGTTAACGCCGACGCTCTCAGCGTTACTGATCCGTCGGCGTCTGCCTGGAAATTCCTGGCTCGACCGCCTCTTTGCGGTGTTTAACCGGGGGCAAGATTGGTTACGAGTTCGGTACGGGCATGTGCTGCGATCGCTCATGCGGATGCGGGCGATCGTCATCGGTATCTTTGTGCTATTGCTCATGGGCACCGTATGGCTATACACGGTGGTTCCGAGCGCTTTCTTACCAGATGAAGATCAGGGGTACTTCATCACGATTATTCAGGCTCCAGAGGGGGTGTCCCTTAACTACACCAGCGAGGTAATGACGCAGGTGGAAGATCTGATTCTCCAAATGCCAGAGGTACGGGCTACGTTTGCGGTGGGAGGCTTTAGCTTTAGCGGCAACACCTCCAATACGGCGGTGGTTTTTACGACGCTGAAACCGTGGGATGAACGCCCTGGGTTTGAAGGCTCTGCATTGGGGATTATTTCGCGATTACAGCCGCAACTCTTTGGCATTCCCGAAGCCCGGATCTTTGCTGTGAACCCTCCGGTGATTCAGGGATTAGGGAACTTTGGCGGATTCCAGTTCCAGCTTCAGGATCGACGGGGCAACTTCGGCATTGACACGATGCTGCAGTACATGGGGCAGCTTCTAGGCACAGCCAACCAACAGCCCGAACTCCAGGCTGTGTTTAGCACCTATTCGGCCAACACCCCGCAGCTCCAAATAGAGGTCGATCGCAACCGGGCGAAGTCGCTGAACGTTCCCATTGATGAGATCTTCAGTACCTTGCAGATCTATCTCGGTTCGCGGTACGTGAACGACTTTAACCTGGACCTGCGTACCTATCGCGTGTATGTTCAGGCCGATGAACAGTTTCGAGCATCGCCAGCGGATATCAATAAACTCTATGTCCGCTCGGACTCAGGCCAGATGGTTCCCTTGGGCAACCTGGTCACGATAACGCCCACCACGGCTCCCCAGATGATTAACCACTTTAATCTTTTCCGATCCATCGAGATCAACGGTACGACGGCTCCGGGGGCAAGTTCGGGGGATGCGATTCGGGCGATGGAACAATCGGCGGCTGAGGTTCTCCCTCCGGGCATGGGCTACGAGTGGTCAGGGACATCGTTAGAGGAAATTGAATCGGGTGGACAAGCACCGATTATTTTTGGGTTGGGTCTGGTCTTTGTCTTCCTGGTTCTGGCGGCTCAGTACGAAAGCTATATTGATCCCGTGATCATCATGCTGGCTGTGCCCTTGGCGATTTTAGGAGCGCTCTTTGCTCAGGTGACTCGTGGGCTGGCGAACGATGTCTACTGCCAGATTGGCTTGGTGATGCTGATCGGATTGGCGAGTAAAAACTCAATTTTGATTGTGGAGTTTGCGAATCAGCTTCGCGATCAAGGATTTTCGATTCCGAAGGCGGCGTTAGAGGCTTCCAAAGAACGATTGCGCCCAATTTTAATGACGGCCATTTCAACCCTAGTCGGTATCTTTCCGCTGGTGATTGCGACGGGGGCTGGCTCTGGCAGTCGTCAGTCCTTGGGAACAGCGGTCTTCGGGGGTATGTTTGTGGCAACCTTCCTGAGTCTGTTAGTGGTTCCGATTTTGTACATCGTGATCAAGTCGTTGAGCGATCGCACGTTGCCTCCCTCAAAGGAACCATCGGGCTTAGGCGCAGAGCGTGACCCTGACTCTGATCCTGATTCGGCATCGCAGATGGGAAGTAGCGCCGTTATGTAAGGCAGAATAGGCGATCGCTCTTTCCTAAAACAGCCTCATTTGGGCAATCTCATCATCGTCTTCCTCCTCTGTGTCTAGGTCAAACAGAGGCTGAGGGCGATCGCCAAAGTCCTCGTCACTGTTATCGATAGCGAGTAACCGTTGAGCCTCCCGCAGCATATCCTCGGCGAGGTCGTTGAGATCCTCACGATTCTCAAGATAGGTCTGTAGGGCACTGAGGGGATCAATCGTATGGCCTGCACCGAGTTCGGGAACACGGGGACGGGCAAGCTGGCTCACCAATTGGGGATGGATGCTGTAGGTATGGGCAGGGCTGAGGGCTTCGTGGAGGCTGGCCATGTCAATCAAATCAAGCTGATCGGCATGGAGTTGGTAGATAAGGCGCACGACGGCATCTTGCACGGGATGGGATTTGATGGCCTTCAGTAAGGCCGATTGGGGACTTTCTTTTTTCGAGAGATCGACGCGAATGGTCGAAAAGGGACGCACCGGAAGGGGACAAAACTCAACCTCGGTTTTGTCTTTTTTAATATCAACGAGTACGAATCCCTTGTCCTCTTTCTCTTCACTAAAGTCTACCCGTTCAATGCTGCCGGGATAGACGATGTAGGGATCATCGCAAAGAATCTGGTGACGGTGGACGTGCCCTAGCGCGACGTAGTTAAAACAGGGACGGGAGAGAATCGCGAGCGGAATTGTGAAGCCCTTACCTGCGGCCAGGAAGCGTTCTGCGCCATACCGAGCCGAGTCGATCATGGCATGGGCAAGCAAGATGGACGGTTTATCGGGATTAAGCTGCCGGATCTCGCCTTCGAGAGCGAGTCGGAGCCGATCGATCAACTGCTGGTTCACTTCTGCTAAGGATAATCCCTCCGTTTCTGGTCGGGTGAGAAAGGCGGAATGGTTGAGCCACGGGAGGGTAATAATCTGCACCTCTCCGTTTCGGGTTGCAATAGTGTGAGTTTCGAGGCGATCGCCCACCACAAAGCCTGGTACGCCCAAGGTTCGGTAAATACAAAGACTCGCGCCTCCTTGCCCCTGAGCGTGCTGATCATGATTGCCGACTAGCAACACGGTCGGGATCTGGGCATCCACCAAGCGGCGAAACTGGGCGGCAAAAAGTTCCTGCACGATCGGCGGTGGTGTGGCATCGGGAAAGGCATCGCCACCGAAGAGGACTAGATCAACGGGTTCGGCGATCGCCCGATCGATACATAAGCTCAACGTTTTGACAAAATCCTCTAACCGAGTATTCAAGCCTGTTTCGGGGTTCATGCGTCCGTGGGAGAAGCCGCTACCCAGGTGGATGTCGGAGAGATGGAGAATTTTGATCATGGGGCATATCCAAAGGCAGGATGAGTGCGAGACTGCCCCTATTTTAGGATCAAGTGTATTAGATGAGAACAG
This genomic window from Synechococcales cyanobacterium T60_A2020_003 contains:
- the sbcD gene encoding exonuclease subunit SbcD; the encoded protein is MIKILHLSDIHLGSGFSHGRMNPETGLNTRLEDFVKTLSLCIDRAIAEPVDLVLFGGDAFPDATPPPIVQELFAAQFRRLVDAQIPTVLLVGNHDQHAQGQGGASLCIYRTLGVPGFVVGDRLETHTIATRNGEVQIITLPWLNHSAFLTRPETEGLSLAEVNQQLIDRLRLALEGEIRQLNPDKPSILLAHAMIDSARYGAERFLAAGKGFTIPLAILSRPCFNYVALGHVHRHQILCDDPYIVYPGSIERVDFSEEKEDKGFVLVDIKKDKTEVEFCPLPVRPFSTIRVDLSKKESPQSALLKAIKSHPVQDAVVRLIYQLHADQLDLIDMASLHEALSPAHTYSIHPQLVSQLARPRVPELGAGHTIDPLSALQTYLENREDLNDLAEDMLREAQRLLAIDNSDEDFGDRPQPLFDLDTEEEDDDEIAQMRLF
- a CDS encoding efflux RND transporter permease subunit translates to MFTDFFIKKPVFSTVCALIILLLGLICILVLPVSQFPDISPKQVTVTANYIGADAQTVESAVTTVLERQINGVEGLRYMSSTSSNDGTSSITVTFEPTRDQDIAAVDVQNRVSVAESQLPEEVNQTGVSVSKESSNILLAMSLFSENDEYDDIFLSNYADLYIVDALRRVKGVGNVQIFGERTYAMRLWLYPDRLANRNLTPQDVVDALQEQNIQVGVGRIGQQPMPTDQEYEIDLRAISRLNDVREFEDVVITTTEDGSLIRLKDVGRAELGAENYGSFLRFRGQEAIGLGIFQVPGSNALQVARGVKAEMATLAETFPPGLMYDIGFDTTDYVEQSLSEVVWTLMQAVLLVVLIIFVFLQDWRVAVIPSITIPVSLIGTFIFVRLFDFSINSLTLFGLTLATGMVVDDAIVVVESIATKIQQEGIPPRRAAIESMRELTGAVIATSLVLMAVFVPVAFFPGTTGALYNQFALTIAFSIAVSTFTALTLTPTLSALLIRRRLPGNSWLDRLFAVFNRGQDWLRVRYGHVLRSLMRMRAIVIGIFVLLLMGTVWLYTVVPSAFLPDEDQGYFITIIQAPEGVSLNYTSEVMTQVEDLILQMPEVRATFAVGGFSFSGNTSNTAVVFTTLKPWDERPGFEGSALGIISRLQPQLFGIPEARIFAVNPPVIQGLGNFGGFQFQLQDRRGNFGIDTMLQYMGQLLGTANQQPELQAVFSTYSANTPQLQIEVDRNRAKSLNVPIDEIFSTLQIYLGSRYVNDFNLDLRTYRVYVQADEQFRASPADINKLYVRSDSGQMVPLGNLVTITPTTAPQMINHFNLFRSIEINGTTAPGASSGDAIRAMEQSAAEVLPPGMGYEWSGTSLEEIESGGQAPIIFGLGLVFVFLVLAAQYESYIDPVIIMLAVPLAILGALFAQVTRGLANDVYCQIGLVMLIGLASKNSILIVEFANQLRDQGFSIPKAALEASKERLRPILMTAISTLVGIFPLVIATGAGSGSRQSLGTAVFGGMFVATFLSLLVVPILYIVIKSLSDRTLPPSKEPSGLGAERDPDSDPDSASQMGSSAVM
- a CDS encoding efflux RND transporter periplasmic adaptor subunit, producing the protein MAQQQQQMPPGVLVETEQVQPTTLEDSSEFIGNLESVEGVVLRPEIAGRVTQIYVSEGDRVNPGDPIFQISPDRTQAELNAALANVNAALANRNSAQAQLQSQEAELIRAAAEVELQESEYERTSMLVAEGVQSQQALDLATRDLTTARATYDATDRQVQASKANLAQAIATLQQAQAEVQAVRSDLSDTTVTAPISGVIGDIPVKLGSYVNIGDTLTSLVQNESLDLRLSVPIEQASQLRNGLPVELRGGDGETVLGRGQISFVSPATSPEAQVVLAKATFPNPTGQLRDKQSVTARVIWNTRPGVVVPVTAVSRLGGQTFVYVVEQQQTPEQEAPQLIARQRPVTLGDIQDNSYQVLDGLQAGEEIVVSGILNLSDGAPIMLSSQMPDPSASGAPPQ